One genomic region from Thalassotalea sp. PS06 encodes:
- a CDS encoding NRDE family protein → MCILFIAINQHPDHPLIVCANRDEFYQRPTQAMHSWPTTNDWQLTAGKDLKAGGTWLGIARSDNKINHGIHFSALTNIRDRQAIAANTEREMRSRGELVSMALTPGNDIDFDWLLVNAQDYKPFNLIYQRRDIDDPAMFCFNSREQQQQRLTDGFHAICNGSLNDKWPKMAKGERALEAIVNQHQPLDPDALFAIMQDQSQAPDELLPDTGVGIEWERRLSSIFIQSEDYGTRSTTLLFTHKRGGASLYELTYDQSGQAVSKQEFQFD, encoded by the coding sequence ATGTGCATCTTATTTATCGCTATTAACCAACATCCGGATCATCCATTAATTGTTTGTGCCAATCGCGATGAATTTTATCAACGCCCGACTCAGGCAATGCACAGCTGGCCGACAACGAACGACTGGCAGCTAACCGCCGGCAAAGATCTAAAAGCCGGTGGCACCTGGCTTGGTATTGCCCGCAGCGATAATAAGATTAATCATGGAATACACTTTAGTGCCTTAACCAACATTCGTGATCGCCAGGCCATTGCTGCAAACACAGAACGAGAAATGCGCTCCAGAGGCGAATTAGTGAGCATGGCGTTGACCCCAGGCAATGATATTGATTTTGATTGGCTGTTGGTAAACGCTCAGGATTACAAGCCATTTAATTTAATATACCAACGTCGCGATATCGACGATCCAGCCATGTTCTGTTTTAACTCTCGAGAACAGCAACAACAGCGCCTGACCGATGGATTCCATGCCATATGCAATGGCAGTTTAAATGATAAATGGCCGAAAATGGCTAAGGGCGAGAGAGCCTTGGAAGCGATAGTAAATCAACATCAACCGTTGGATCCTGATGCCTTATTTGCAATCATGCAGGATCAATCTCAGGCACCGGATGAATTGCTGCCAGATACTGGCGTAGGTATAGAATGGGAGCGACGATTATCGAGTATTTTTATCCAATCTGAAGATTATGGGACTCGCTCTACGACCTTGTTGTTTACTCACAAGCGAGGCGGTGCGAGCCTTTACGAATTAACGTATGATCAATCTGGCCAAGCGGTTTCAAAACAAGAGTTTCAATTCGATTAA
- a CDS encoding SDR family NAD(P)-dependent oxidoreductase, whose product MNNDAKVCIVTGGSSGIGAAIVARFCENGYRVFNLDIQVNENQTTAHYIHCDVSDFAAVKAAIERIIRKTGNVDVLISNAGRHLSANIENTEEDVFDKLIDLNVKGAFAATQAVLPAMKHQGGAIIYIASDQALIAKHNSFAYNLSKHALASMAKTTALDYAQFNIRANALCPGTVETPLYHHAIDAYCQRSGADKNEIHAEEAALQPLGRLGQPDEVADFALFLASDKASFITGSLQVIDGGYTTQ is encoded by the coding sequence ATGAATAATGACGCTAAAGTTTGCATCGTTACCGGTGGTTCCTCAGGTATTGGCGCCGCCATTGTTGCCCGCTTTTGTGAAAATGGCTACCGGGTGTTCAACCTGGATATTCAAGTCAATGAAAACCAGACAACCGCACATTACATCCATTGTGATGTTAGTGACTTTGCCGCCGTAAAAGCCGCCATTGAAAGGATTATTCGCAAGACTGGAAACGTTGATGTTTTAATTTCTAACGCTGGCCGCCACCTGTCAGCGAATATTGAAAATACCGAAGAAGATGTATTCGATAAGTTAATAGATTTAAATGTAAAAGGCGCTTTTGCTGCTACTCAGGCGGTTCTGCCGGCAATGAAGCATCAAGGCGGCGCTATTATTTATATCGCCTCTGATCAGGCATTAATTGCTAAGCACAATTCTTTTGCTTATAACCTGAGTAAACACGCCCTTGCGTCGATGGCCAAAACAACCGCCCTGGATTATGCTCAATTCAACATACGTGCAAATGCCCTTTGTCCTGGCACGGTAGAAACGCCTCTCTATCATCATGCGATTGATGCCTATTGTCAGCGTTCAGGTGCAGATAAAAACGAGATTCATGCGGAGGAAGCGGCGTTACAACCTTTAGGACGCCTTGGTCAACCTGATGAAGTTGCCGACTTTGCGCTGTTTTTAGCGAGTGACAAAGCCAGCTTTATTACAGGCTCGCTGCAGGTTATCGATGGTGGCTACACCACCCAGTAA
- a CDS encoding amidohydrolase family protein, with protein sequence MKIIDPHLHFFDFEGGEYGWLKSDDAPHWPNKQQLRRSYLFQDIKVGKSIEVAGLVHIEAGYDNKNPEKELAFLDTQPLANFKSIACADLTKPDFEKSLTKLENFKHFIGVRHIIDDQGANLLFDSTFEKNLALLAERELIFEAQLDCCDSESAKRLAQLGHKYSQLQICINHCGILRDYSSWPAIPEYAHWRASMHYFSDEENFALKISGMEMQNPRWNWNHARWLVHKLGNLYSEDRLMFASNFPINLLSMPYDALWLGYRDELGLSDASFQALSHDNAKRIYRL encoded by the coding sequence ATGAAAATTATTGACCCTCATCTGCACTTCTTCGATTTTGAGGGTGGGGAATATGGTTGGTTAAAATCTGACGACGCTCCACACTGGCCTAACAAACAACAATTGCGCCGCAGTTATCTTTTCCAGGATATTAAAGTGGGCAAATCTATTGAAGTGGCTGGCCTGGTGCATATTGAGGCGGGTTACGATAACAAAAACCCAGAAAAGGAGCTGGCCTTTCTCGACACCCAGCCATTAGCCAATTTTAAATCCATCGCCTGCGCCGATTTAACGAAACCAGACTTTGAAAAATCCCTTACTAAGCTGGAAAACTTTAAACATTTCATCGGGGTTCGTCACATCATCGATGACCAGGGTGCCAATCTTCTCTTCGATTCGACTTTCGAAAAAAACCTGGCATTGCTGGCAGAGCGCGAACTGATATTTGAAGCGCAACTGGATTGTTGCGATTCAGAGAGTGCAAAGCGGCTCGCGCAACTGGGCCACAAATATTCACAACTACAGATTTGCATAAACCATTGCGGAATTCTTCGTGATTACAGCAGTTGGCCAGCGATCCCCGAGTATGCGCATTGGCGTGCTTCGATGCACTACTTTTCCGATGAAGAGAATTTTGCCCTGAAAATTTCCGGGATGGAGATGCAAAATCCCAGGTGGAACTGGAATCATGCCAGATGGCTGGTTCACAAGCTCGGCAATTTATATAGCGAAGACAGATTGATGTTCGCCAGCAACTTCCCAATCAACCTGTTATCCATGCCTTACGATGCTCTGTGGCTAGGTTATCGAGATGAGCTAGGCTTAAGCGATGCGAGCTTCCAGGCTTTGTCCCATGATAATGCGAAACGGATTTACAGACTTTAG
- a CDS encoding CocE/NonD family hydrolase yields the protein MLITEKLGEKRMVKILSSLNLCLQLIILVLVTLISACSSDNASKLNTVSLNLQQNPVELNPVNDLLGKVIIERDVGIYTRDNTRLSAKIYRPNKKGKFPVIMSFTAYGKDFGPEDYPSVLDHNAKPDFDLGPIKVSKWTAWEAPDPAFWVLNDYIVMYVDSRGYFGSEGKPSILSDKDSLDFYDAIRWAGQQSWSNGNVGLNGVSYLAISQWLAATSRPPNLKAIIPWEGQTDPYRETLYHGGIPETAFTNFWVQKINTGASANVGPPPFLFKFVHKRPWLFKLIQDTSALDLTMINIPVLIAASWSDHGLHSRGSFEAFKRISSIDKWLFTHGRPKWSTYYSDEALAFQKQFFDHYLKGKENKLNSKKPVRLEVRHSLTQYHVRFEESWPIPRTEYRRLFLDADNRILRPSPITKSGKVDYPAQTGSAIFSIVFDRDTEISGNMKLKLWLSTDQGTDMDIFVAVKKSDVHGDDVPFYAKTGYNKGPVALGWLRVSQRELDRKKSTPWQPILTHENPQTLSENEIVAVEIEILPSSTLFKKGETLNLVIQGHDIFSHPTLAHAYNENKGIHSIYTGKQYDSHLLIPVIPPDAM from the coding sequence CAGCGTGCAGTTCTGACAATGCTAGCAAACTGAATACGGTAAGCCTGAACCTCCAACAGAATCCGGTGGAGTTAAACCCTGTAAACGATTTGCTCGGCAAAGTTATTATTGAGCGGGATGTCGGCATATATACTCGGGATAATACTCGATTGTCAGCCAAAATTTACCGTCCCAATAAGAAGGGAAAATTCCCAGTAATAATGAGCTTTACAGCTTATGGCAAAGATTTTGGGCCGGAAGACTACCCCTCGGTGCTTGATCACAATGCTAAACCGGACTTTGATCTCGGGCCGATTAAAGTAAGTAAGTGGACCGCTTGGGAAGCTCCGGATCCAGCGTTTTGGGTACTCAATGACTACATTGTTATGTACGTAGATAGCCGTGGATATTTTGGTTCAGAGGGTAAACCTTCTATTTTAAGTGACAAAGACAGTCTTGATTTTTATGATGCGATAAGATGGGCTGGCCAGCAAAGCTGGAGCAATGGAAACGTAGGTTTGAATGGAGTGTCCTACTTAGCTATATCCCAGTGGCTTGCAGCAACTTCACGGCCGCCAAATTTGAAGGCGATTATTCCCTGGGAAGGACAGACGGATCCCTATCGTGAAACCTTATACCATGGAGGAATACCAGAAACTGCGTTCACCAATTTTTGGGTACAAAAGATAAATACCGGTGCGAGTGCAAACGTCGGCCCTCCTCCATTTTTATTTAAATTCGTTCATAAAAGACCCTGGCTATTCAAACTGATCCAAGATACATCAGCGCTTGATCTGACGATGATTAATATACCTGTATTGATTGCGGCTAGCTGGTCAGATCATGGATTACACAGCCGTGGTTCATTTGAAGCATTTAAACGCATTTCATCAATCGATAAGTGGTTGTTTACCCATGGTCGACCTAAGTGGTCAACCTATTACAGCGATGAAGCACTGGCGTTTCAAAAGCAATTTTTTGATCATTATTTAAAAGGAAAAGAAAACAAGCTAAATAGCAAAAAACCAGTAAGATTAGAAGTCAGGCACTCATTAACCCAGTACCATGTCAGGTTTGAGGAAAGTTGGCCGATTCCTCGAACAGAGTACCGACGGTTATTTTTAGATGCTGATAATCGAATTCTGCGACCTTCGCCGATAACAAAAAGTGGAAAAGTTGATTATCCAGCGCAGACAGGAAGTGCTATTTTTTCAATAGTCTTTGACCGTGACACAGAAATATCGGGGAATATGAAGCTAAAACTTTGGTTGTCGACAGACCAGGGGACAGACATGGACATCTTTGTTGCTGTCAAAAAGTCCGACGTACATGGCGATGATGTCCCGTTTTATGCTAAAACTGGTTATAACAAGGGGCCGGTTGCTCTGGGGTGGCTGCGAGTGTCGCAACGAGAGTTAGATCGAAAAAAATCTACCCCTTGGCAACCAATATTAACCCATGAGAACCCACAAACGTTATCTGAAAACGAAATTGTTGCAGTGGAAATAGAAATTCTTCCCAGTAGTACCTTATTTAAAAAGGGAGAAACGCTAAACCTTGTTATACAGGGCCATGATATTTTTTCTCATCCAACTCTTGCGCATGCTTATAACGAGAATAAAGGCATTCATTCCATATATACAGGAAAGCAGTACGACTCACACTTATTGATACCTGTAATCCCCCCCGACGCAATGTAA